A window of the Leucothrix mucor DSM 2157 genome harbors these coding sequences:
- the purB gene encoding adenylosuccinate lyase has translation MNFSSLTALSPVDGRYARQTQGLRPFFSEYGLIRHRVLVEVRWLQALAKHPQIEEVPAFSDAANALLDSLINDFSEADAERVKEIERTTNHDVKAVEYFLKEKVESNAEILKVSEFIHFACTSEDINNLAYGLMLKGGRDEVLIPQLQQINTAITELAHQYADDALLSRTHGQPASPTTVGKEMANVAQRLNRQLSQIQAVEVLGKINGAVGNYNAHYASYPEIDWPLFAKEFVESLGLQWNPYTTQIEPHDYIAEMFDACSRYNIIMIDFCRDIWSYISLGHFKQKVIAGEVGSSTMPHKVNPIDFENAEGNLGIANALMTHLAQKLPASRLQRDLTDSTVLRSLGLGLGHGMIAYQSALKGIGKLELNEASIANELDSNWEVLGEAVQTVMRRHGIEKPYEKLKALTRGRRITAEDMAEFINTLELPEEVRQQLRELTPASYIGNAAAQAKAI, from the coding sequence ATGAATTTTTCAAGCCTTACTGCCCTCTCTCCAGTTGACGGACGCTACGCGCGCCAGACACAAGGACTTCGCCCTTTTTTCAGTGAATATGGCCTGATTCGTCATCGCGTACTGGTTGAGGTTCGCTGGCTTCAAGCACTGGCGAAGCACCCTCAAATCGAAGAAGTACCTGCATTTTCTGATGCTGCCAATGCATTGTTAGACTCGCTGATTAACGATTTTTCTGAAGCCGATGCTGAGCGCGTAAAAGAGATTGAGCGCACCACCAATCACGACGTAAAGGCGGTTGAGTATTTTCTAAAAGAAAAAGTAGAGAGCAATGCTGAAATTCTGAAAGTGAGTGAGTTCATTCACTTTGCTTGCACCTCTGAAGATATTAACAATCTGGCTTACGGATTAATGTTAAAAGGTGGTCGAGATGAAGTACTGATTCCTCAGCTACAGCAAATCAATACCGCGATTACTGAACTGGCTCACCAATATGCTGATGATGCATTACTGAGCCGTACCCACGGCCAACCCGCGTCACCAACCACCGTTGGTAAAGAAATGGCTAACGTGGCACAACGCCTGAATCGCCAGCTAAGCCAAATTCAAGCTGTCGAAGTACTGGGCAAAATTAATGGTGCTGTTGGTAACTATAACGCGCACTACGCAAGCTACCCTGAAATTGACTGGCCGTTATTTGCGAAAGAGTTTGTGGAGTCTCTAGGCTTACAGTGGAACCCTTATACCACTCAAATCGAACCACATGACTACATCGCTGAGATGTTTGATGCTTGCAGCCGCTATAACATCATTATGATCGACTTCTGTCGTGACATCTGGAGTTACATCTCACTAGGTCACTTTAAGCAGAAAGTCATTGCTGGCGAAGTAGGCTCATCCACCATGCCACACAAAGTTAACCCAATTGACTTTGAAAATGCGGAAGGTAACTTAGGTATTGCTAATGCGTTAATGACACATTTAGCACAAAAGCTACCCGCCTCAAGATTGCAGCGCGACCTGACAGATTCAACGGTATTGCGCTCACTGGGCTTAGGTCTTGGCCATGGCATGATTGCATATCAATCTGCACTAAAAGGTATCGGCAAGCTTGAGCTAAACGAAGCGAGCATTGCAAATGAGCTGGATAGCAACTGGGAAGTGCTTGGTGAAGCTGTACAGACGGTGATGCGTCGCCATGGCATTGAAAAGCCGTATGAAAAACTGAAAGCCTTAACTCGTGGTCGTCGCATCACTGCAGAAGACATGGCTGAGTTTATTAATACTCTGGAGCTACCGGAAGAAGTTCGCCAGCAATTACGCGAGCTAACACCGGCCAGCTACATCGGTAACGCAGCCGCTCAAGCTAAAGCGATTTAA
- a CDS encoding cupin domain-containing protein translates to MSQGVFGELSTEDFLSQYWQQKPLLVRSAFEVPELSFDAGELAGLACDTEAPSRIVLEHGEQPWQLKQGPFEEADFTSLPQTHWTLLINDIENYFPELRDFITPFRFIPDWRIDDLMISYAADQGSVGPHVDQYDVFLIQLEGKRVWSIDDRPDYDTTPVSGPALKILQNFSDNHSWTLEPGDMLYLPPNVPHHGVADGECMTLSVGFRAPSRNDLVQAWLDQLSAAPSFKKRFSDPMRAMQSNPGEISATDTQALRQLILEGIEEESASLDSWLGKYLTESKLPDPALTEDLSEPPEDYDAACDFERYPGLRIAYTLKQDAILLFVGGNELLLDLNLLSLVQYLCKEHYYSANELAAACTDPEACELVNTLIKNNNIVLTEPESCISQQEFDQHS, encoded by the coding sequence ATGTCACAGGGTGTATTCGGCGAACTCAGCACTGAAGATTTTCTAAGTCAGTATTGGCAACAAAAGCCATTATTGGTGCGTTCAGCATTTGAAGTGCCTGAACTTAGCTTTGATGCAGGAGAACTAGCGGGACTGGCTTGCGATACGGAAGCCCCATCCCGCATTGTGCTTGAGCATGGCGAACAACCCTGGCAACTTAAGCAAGGTCCTTTTGAGGAGGCAGACTTCACTAGCCTGCCACAAACTCATTGGACCTTGCTGATTAATGACATTGAGAATTACTTTCCGGAACTTCGGGATTTCATAACGCCATTCCGGTTTATTCCGGACTGGCGCATTGATGACCTCATGATTAGCTATGCAGCTGATCAAGGCTCGGTTGGCCCTCATGTTGATCAATATGATGTATTTTTGATCCAACTGGAAGGTAAACGGGTTTGGTCTATTGATGACCGTCCGGACTATGATACAACCCCGGTTTCGGGACCAGCCCTTAAAATTCTACAGAATTTCTCTGATAACCACAGCTGGACACTTGAGCCCGGCGACATGCTTTACCTGCCACCGAACGTGCCACACCATGGCGTCGCAGATGGCGAGTGCATGACCTTATCGGTTGGCTTCAGAGCACCCTCACGCAATGACTTAGTGCAAGCATGGCTGGACCAACTATCTGCTGCACCCTCATTCAAAAAACGCTTCAGTGATCCAATGCGTGCGATGCAAAGCAATCCGGGTGAAATTAGCGCGACTGACACGCAAGCATTACGCCAGCTCATACTGGAAGGCATTGAAGAAGAATCTGCCTCACTGGATAGTTGGCTGGGGAAATATTTAACCGAGAGCAAGCTGCCGGACCCTGCATTAACCGAAGATTTGTCAGAGCCCCCTGAAGATTATGATGCGGCCTGCGATTTTGAACGCTACCCAGGCTTGCGTATCGCTTACACTCTAAAACAGGATGCAATTCTACTGTTCGTCGGAGGAAATGAGCTTTTACTCGACTTAAACTTGCTTTCACTTGTACAATATTTATGTAAAGAGCACTACTACAGTGCTAATGAACTCGCCGCAGCGTGTACCGATCCGGAAGCCTGCGAGCTAGTTAATACACTAATAAAAAATAATAACATCGTATTAACGGAACCAGAATCATGCATATCTCAGCAGGAATTCGATCAGCACTCGTAG
- a CDS encoding DUF1287 domain-containing protein produces the protein MAQLLTDAASERTQHSVTYDGRYQKIGFPWGDVSNDIGVCTDVVVRAYRRLGIDLQQLVNHDMSLNFYAYPSFSNWRLVKPDPNIDHRRVPNLQVFFARAGQSLPISYNPRSYSPGDIVTWDIRPNLPHIGIVSDKVASDGITPLIVHNIGKGPVHENILFKMNITGHFKYFPEII, from the coding sequence ATGGCACAGCTGCTAACCGATGCGGCTAGCGAGCGGACTCAGCACTCTGTCACCTATGACGGTCGCTACCAGAAGATCGGCTTCCCGTGGGGCGATGTATCAAATGATATTGGCGTTTGTACTGATGTCGTTGTTCGCGCCTATCGACGCCTTGGTATTGATCTACAGCAACTTGTCAATCACGACATGTCACTTAATTTTTACGCCTACCCAAGTTTCAGTAACTGGCGACTCGTTAAGCCTGACCCAAATATCGATCACCGCAGAGTTCCCAACCTTCAGGTGTTTTTCGCCCGAGCAGGACAAAGCCTTCCAATTAGTTACAATCCAAGATCCTACTCACCTGGCGATATAGTGACTTGGGATATTAGGCCAAACCTTCCACATATTGGCATTGTTTCCGACAAAGTTGCATCAGACGGCATTACACCACTGATCGTACACAATATCGGAAAAGGCCCCGTTCACGAGAATATCCTCTTCAAAATGAATATAACTGGCCACTTTAAGTACTTCCCAGAAATAATCTGA
- a CDS encoding response regulator transcription factor has protein sequence MRALIVEDNTEIREDLTRILKKAGFVVDAAADGSQGLYYALEYPIDIAIIDLGLPEVSGMDIIKNIRTKNLDYPVLILTARNRWQDRVEGLEAGADDYLDKPCHHEELLARLRALLRRTGRWAQTEFACGPIRLNTSEQRVYLHDEEVSLTAYEYKVLQHLMLHAGEVISKTDLTESMYDDDSDRDSNVIEVFIRRLRMKLDKDNNLGPIETLRGRGYRFTLPRNNQ, from the coding sequence ATGAGAGCACTAATAGTCGAAGATAATACCGAAATACGGGAAGATCTTACGCGAATTTTGAAAAAAGCAGGCTTTGTAGTAGATGCAGCAGCAGATGGCTCACAAGGCTTGTATTATGCCCTTGAGTACCCGATAGACATCGCCATTATTGACTTAGGCTTGCCGGAAGTCAGCGGTATGGATATAATCAAAAATATACGCACCAAGAACCTGGATTACCCCGTGTTAATTCTTACCGCCCGCAACCGCTGGCAGGATAGAGTTGAAGGTCTGGAAGCTGGTGCAGATGACTACCTAGATAAACCTTGCCACCATGAAGAACTACTAGCGAGATTGCGTGCACTACTTCGTCGCACAGGACGCTGGGCACAAACAGAGTTCGCTTGCGGCCCGATCCGCCTAAACACTTCAGAGCAGCGCGTTTATTTACATGATGAAGAAGTATCTCTCACCGCTTATGAGTACAAAGTCCTTCAGCACCTGATGCTACACGCTGGCGAGGTTATCTCTAAAACAGACCTAACCGAAAGCATGTATGATGATGACTCCGACCGCGATAGCAATGTTATCGAAGTATTTATCCGTCGCTTACGGATGAAGCTTGATAAAGACAATAACTTGGGGCCGATTGAAACCTTACGTGGCCGCGGCTACCGCTTCACGCTCCCAAGGAACAATCAATAA
- a CDS encoding ATP-binding protein: protein MHPEGKASAATKTHNSLLGLTNSLRWRQLVSSLAIITAGLAGIGTAYYHFQNQSLINEQIALFEKDGVSLLLYVEPHPTLNFLLTADNAVDELRAFLKERNFSEVGDNPASEYYAYIQDTGPEGSIVWSTKYAFETALNGESPYKTLKRGFLTFDINVTPNNPFSGILNPIIPQGRNFNNKEREKQNSDGFLVYAKAFSYADKNYQMVLAKSAKKINESKQTLARDLPRVVILTTLLVLIAQLVGSYLVLSPIRRIENEIKLIEAGEKDLIEHTYPYELTPVKSAINTLIHAEKGQKKRYRDALDNLAHALKTPLAALQGASMRSTDGKQVNQEYVDDQIQRMNDIVAYHLRRAVVSDHNAIVKLESLRPILFRLRESLRKVYFDKNFEIEINVDEYARCRVDYDDLMEVFGNLLNNACRFCESKVTVSANKDVDFLVVDIDDDGMGFPDSNPSTLLTRGMRADSKTEGQGIGLAVSAEIVENAGGKISLMMSPYVGARVRLHLPA from the coding sequence ATGCATCCGGAAGGCAAGGCGTCAGCAGCAACAAAGACACACAATAGTTTACTTGGGCTGACGAACTCCCTCCGATGGCGGCAGTTGGTTAGCTCACTTGCAATCATTACTGCTGGCCTTGCAGGCATTGGCACCGCGTACTACCACTTTCAAAATCAGTCCCTGATTAACGAACAGATTGCCCTCTTTGAAAAAGATGGCGTGAGCTTGTTGCTATATGTTGAACCCCATCCGACACTTAACTTCCTACTGACTGCTGATAACGCAGTAGACGAGCTTAGGGCTTTTTTAAAGGAACGAAATTTTTCGGAAGTTGGCGACAACCCAGCCAGTGAATACTATGCGTACATTCAAGATACCGGCCCAGAAGGCAGTATTGTTTGGTCCACTAAGTACGCTTTTGAGACAGCTCTAAATGGAGAGTCTCCCTACAAAACCCTGAAGCGTGGCTTTTTAACATTTGATATCAATGTAACGCCCAACAATCCATTTAGCGGCATTCTTAACCCCATTATCCCCCAAGGTCGAAACTTTAATAACAAAGAACGGGAAAAGCAGAATAGCGATGGTTTTTTGGTCTACGCAAAAGCTTTTAGCTATGCCGACAAAAACTACCAAATGGTACTGGCCAAATCCGCCAAAAAAATCAATGAAAGCAAGCAAACCCTTGCTCGCGACCTGCCCAGAGTCGTCATACTTACCACCCTGCTCGTACTAATCGCCCAACTAGTTGGAAGCTACTTGGTGCTCTCCCCTATCCGCCGCATTGAGAATGAAATCAAGCTGATAGAAGCTGGGGAAAAAGACCTAATCGAACACACCTACCCTTACGAATTAACACCCGTCAAAAGCGCGATCAACACGCTTATTCATGCGGAGAAGGGCCAGAAAAAACGCTATCGCGATGCACTTGATAACCTCGCTCACGCACTCAAAACACCGCTTGCTGCACTGCAAGGCGCCTCCATGCGCTCAACAGATGGCAAGCAAGTGAATCAAGAGTATGTGGATGATCAAATTCAGCGCATGAATGATATCGTTGCTTACCACTTACGACGCGCCGTTGTCAGCGACCACAATGCTATCGTCAAACTTGAAAGCTTACGCCCAATCTTATTCCGCCTTCGTGAATCATTGCGCAAAGTCTATTTTGATAAAAATTTCGAGATAGAGATCAATGTGGACGAATACGCACGCTGCCGGGTCGACTACGACGATCTAATGGAAGTATTCGGAAACCTTCTGAACAACGCTTGCCGCTTCTGCGAATCCAAAGTAACCGTTAGCGCGAATAAAGACGTTGATTTTCTGGTCGTCGATATTGATGACGACGGAATGGGCTTTCCTGACAGCAACCCTTCCACCCTACTCACCCGAGGCATGCGTGCCGACAGCAAAACAGAGGGCCAAGGAATTGGCTTAGCCGTCAGCGCGGAAATCGTGGAAAATGCTGGCGGCAAGATATCGCTAATGATGTCACCCTATGTTGGCGCACGCGTCAGATTACATCTTCCAGCATAA